From Arcobacter arenosus, one genomic window encodes:
- the uvrA gene encoding excinuclease ABC subunit UvrA: protein MTDTIKIYNAKENNLKNINLEIPKNKLIVFTGLSGSGKSTLAFDTLYAEGQRRYIESLSAYARQFLDKVGKPDVERIEGLTPAIAIDQKTTSKNPRSTVGTITEVYDYFRLLYARVGKQHCHKCGEPISQMSASDVIDQVLKLPENSKIVILAPLINRKKGTFADLLDSLRSKGYVRAMIDGVMARLDEDVELEKNKMHTIKVVIDRVVVKEENKDRIAQDVEKGLKESFGELEVEVMNHEEVGVDKHIHYSEHMACFDCKISFEPLEPLSFSFNSPKGACSSCDGLGIRYALDMKKVVNEELPLEDGAIKIIYGFNKGYYFKMLIAYCQGAGIDTTIPFKELPEHQQKSILHGGIEEAKFVWKRHNLTRKWEGIVKIAYDMIKDEKDMAEFMTEKKCSDCNGNRLKPSSQSVYVAKKTISDVINKPIEEAHAFFQDEKNFEYLSEQNKMIAAPILKEIKERIFFLNDVGLGYITLGRDARTISGGEAQRIRVASQIGSGLTGVMYVLDEPSIGLHERDTSKLIKTLKALQEKGNSVIVVEHDKETIEAADFIVDIGPNAGKYGGEIVFAGTLKQMNKAKTLTAQYMNGKKKIEYPHNRPQEEFIEIKNVNINNIENLDVKIPLKNLCAITGVSGSGKSSLILQTLLPVAKELLNHARKVNKVDGVEIQGLEKLDKVIYLDQSPIGRTPRSNPATYTGLMDEIRTLFAKTKEAEIRGYKIGRFSFNVKGGRCEKCQGEGEIKIEMHFLPDIMVKCDDCQGHRYNAQTLEILYKGKNISDVLNMSVDEALEFFQKVPKIKAKLQTLADVGLGYITLGQNAVTLSGGEAQRIKLSKELSKKDTGNTLYVLDEPTTGLHFADVDRLTKVLHHLVEVGNSVLVIEHNLDVIKNSDWVIDMGPEGGSKGGKVIAEGTPEELAKTHKETSSYTGYYLDKELNGK from the coding sequence ATGACTGATACAATTAAAATATACAATGCAAAAGAAAACAACTTAAAAAATATAAATTTAGAGATTCCAAAAAATAAACTTATTGTTTTTACTGGTCTTTCAGGTTCTGGAAAATCGACGCTTGCTTTTGATACACTTTATGCAGAAGGGCAAAGAAGATATATTGAATCTCTTAGTGCTTACGCTAGACAATTTTTAGATAAAGTTGGTAAACCTGATGTTGAAAGGATTGAAGGATTAACTCCTGCAATTGCAATTGACCAAAAAACAACTTCTAAAAACCCAAGGTCTACAGTTGGAACTATCACTGAGGTTTATGACTACTTTAGACTTTTATATGCAAGGGTAGGAAAACAGCATTGTCATAAATGTGGAGAACCAATCTCTCAAATGAGTGCAAGTGATGTAATTGATCAAGTTTTAAAACTTCCAGAAAATTCTAAAATTGTTATATTAGCCCCATTAATCAATAGAAAAAAAGGAACCTTTGCAGATTTACTTGATAGCTTAAGAAGTAAAGGTTATGTAAGAGCCATGATTGATGGAGTTATGGCAAGACTTGATGAAGATGTAGAGTTAGAAAAAAATAAAATGCACACTATCAAAGTTGTAATTGATAGGGTTGTAGTAAAAGAGGAAAACAAAGATAGAATTGCTCAAGATGTCGAAAAAGGTTTAAAAGAATCATTTGGAGAACTTGAAGTTGAAGTTATGAACCATGAAGAAGTTGGAGTAGATAAACATATCCATTACTCAGAACATATGGCTTGCTTTGATTGTAAAATCTCTTTTGAACCTTTAGAGCCATTATCTTTCTCATTTAACTCACCAAAGGGTGCTTGTTCTTCTTGTGATGGTTTAGGTATTAGATATGCTTTAGATATGAAAAAAGTTGTAAATGAAGAACTTCCATTAGAAGATGGTGCCATTAAAATTATATATGGATTTAATAAAGGTTACTATTTTAAAATGCTTATTGCCTACTGCCAAGGGGCGGGAATAGATACAACAATCCCTTTCAAAGAGTTACCAGAACATCAACAAAAATCTATTTTACATGGCGGTATTGAAGAAGCAAAATTTGTTTGGAAAAGACATAATCTTACAAGAAAATGGGAAGGTATTGTTAAAATTGCCTATGACATGATAAAAGATGAAAAAGATATGGCTGAGTTTATGACTGAAAAAAAATGTTCAGATTGTAATGGAAATAGATTAAAACCCTCTTCTCAAAGTGTATATGTTGCTAAAAAAACTATTTCAGATGTGATAAATAAACCAATTGAAGAAGCCCATGCCTTTTTCCAAGATGAAAAAAACTTTGAATACCTAAGTGAACAAAATAAGATGATTGCTGCTCCTATTTTAAAAGAGATAAAAGAGAGAATCTTCTTTTTAAATGATGTTGGTCTTGGATATATAACCTTAGGAAGAGATGCAAGGACTATTTCAGGAGGAGAAGCTCAAAGAATTAGGGTTGCTTCACAAATTGGTTCAGGATTAACAGGAGTTATGTATGTTTTAGATGAACCATCAATTGGACTTCATGAAAGAGATACAAGTAAACTAATAAAAACATTAAAAGCCTTACAAGAAAAAGGTAACAGTGTAATTGTAGTTGAGCATGATAAAGAAACAATTGAAGCTGCTGATTTTATTGTTGATATTGGTCCAAATGCAGGGAAATATGGTGGAGAAATTGTTTTTGCAGGAACATTAAAGCAGATGAATAAAGCTAAAACTTTGACTGCACAATATATGAATGGAAAGAAAAAGATAGAATATCCACACAATAGACCACAAGAAGAGTTTATAGAAATAAAAAATGTAAATATCAATAATATTGAAAACCTTGATGTAAAAATACCATTAAAAAATCTATGTGCAATTACTGGTGTTAGTGGAAGTGGTAAATCATCACTTATTTTACAAACCCTACTTCCTGTTGCAAAAGAGTTATTAAATCATGCAAGAAAAGTAAATAAGGTTGATGGGGTAGAGATTCAAGGCTTAGAAAAGCTTGATAAAGTTATATATCTTGATCAATCTCCAATTGGAAGAACACCAAGATCAAACCCTGCAACATACACAGGTCTAATGGATGAGATTAGAACACTTTTTGCAAAAACAAAAGAAGCAGAGATAAGAGGATACAAAATAGGTAGATTCTCATTTAATGTTAAAGGTGGTAGATGTGAAAAATGTCAAGGTGAAGGTGAAATAAAAATTGAGATGCACTTCTTACCAGATATTATGGTTAAATGTGATGATTGTCAAGGACATAGATATAATGCTCAAACACTTGAAATCCTTTATAAAGGTAAAAACATTTCAGATGTACTTAATATGAGTGTAGATGAAGCCTTAGAATTTTTCCAAAAAGTTCCTAAAATAAAAGCAAAACTTCAAACACTAGCTGATGTTGGACTAGGATATATAACCCTTGGCCAAAATGCAGTTACCCTTTCAGGTGGAGAAGCGCAAAGAATTAAATTATCAAAAGAACTTAGTAAAAAAGATACCGGAAACACTTTATATGTATTGGATGAACCAACAACAGGACTTCATTTTGCTGATGTTGATAGATTAACAAAAGTATTACACCATCTAGTGGAAGTTGGAAATTCTGTTCTTGTAATTGAACATAATCTTGATGTTATTAAAAACTCTGATTGGGTTATTGATATGGGACCAGAGGGAGGAAGTAAAGGTGGAAAAGTTATTGCTGAGGGCACACCTGAAGAGTTAGCAAAAACACATAAAGAAACCTCTTCTTACACAGGATATTATTTAGATAAAGAATTAAATGGTAAATAA
- a CDS encoding DUF309 domain-containing protein — MVNNNIFTQTTSIERFIYAIENNMFVQAHELLEDDWRNYKNIYKQTDNEIYWIKAKAVQGLINGATALALYFDKKRPHSYEKIWKVFEKYEPLLKESGLENLEKYFYARDLLIKINSTIK; from the coding sequence ATGGTAAATAATAATATCTTTACCCAAACAACATCTATTGAAAGATTTATTTATGCAATTGAAAATAATATGTTTGTTCAAGCCCATGAATTACTTGAAGATGATTGGAGAAATTATAAAAATATCTATAAACAAACAGATAATGAAATTTATTGGATTAAAGCAAAAGCAGTTCAAGGTCTTATAAATGGAGCAACTGCTTTAGCTTTATATTTTGATAAAAAAAGACCTCATAGCTATGAAAAAATCTGGAAAGTTTTTGAAAAATATGAACCACTATTAAAAGAATCGGGTTTAGAAAATTTAGAGAAATATTTTTATGCAAGAGATTTATTAATAAAAATCAATAGCACAATCAAGTAG
- a CDS encoding CNNM domain-containing protein has translation MDVLIFLFILVIGTSFLCSVLESVILSTNFSYISVVENENPKTGKLLKELKTNIDQSIASILILNTIANTLGATAIGVQAQNVFEGDATLVMIVSIVLTFAILFVAEIIPKTIGAVYWKQLAPISASFIKAFVFLTYPIILITQFVTKKIKGKENSDSLSREELIHTTLLSEEEGVIGDLESDIIENTLTLNEIKIKDILTPRSVMYAVEKDTIIKDILEDKRTYKFSRVPVYEGTIDNIIGVILTKKLFKQAIKNETSKIEAIMKPVFALNENIPVGKALNKFIEKREHMFVVLDNYDQTEGIITLEDCIETLLGLEIMDESDTTADMRRLALNKMKAKRKERASKGA, from the coding sequence ATGGATGTATTAATATTTCTATTTATACTTGTAATAGGCACGTCATTTTTATGTTCTGTTTTAGAATCAGTTATTCTATCTACGAATTTTAGCTATATCTCAGTAGTTGAAAATGAAAATCCAAAAACTGGAAAACTTTTAAAAGAATTAAAAACAAATATTGATCAATCTATAGCTTCAATATTGATTTTAAATACTATTGCAAATACTTTAGGTGCGACAGCCATTGGTGTTCAAGCTCAAAATGTATTTGAAGGTGATGCAACATTAGTAATGATTGTTTCAATCGTATTAACTTTTGCAATATTATTTGTTGCAGAGATTATTCCCAAAACAATTGGTGCAGTTTACTGGAAGCAATTAGCTCCAATAAGTGCAAGTTTTATTAAGGCATTTGTATTTTTAACTTATCCAATAATTTTAATTACACAATTTGTAACTAAAAAAATTAAAGGAAAAGAAAATTCTGACTCATTATCAAGAGAAGAACTAATTCATACTACACTATTAAGTGAAGAAGAAGGTGTTATTGGAGATTTAGAATCAGATATTATTGAAAATACTTTAACATTAAACGAAATAAAAATAAAAGATATTTTAACTCCAAGATCTGTTATGTATGCAGTTGAAAAAGATACTATAATTAAAGATATTTTAGAGGATAAAAGAACTTATAAATTTTCAAGAGTTCCTGTATATGAGGGGACAATTGATAATATAATTGGAGTTATTTTAACAAAAAAGCTTTTTAAACAAGCAATTAAAAACGAGACATCGAAAATTGAAGCGATTATGAAACCTGTATTTGCTTTAAACGAAAATATTCCTGTTGGAAAAGCTTTAAATAAATTTATTGAAAAAAGAGAACATATGTTTGTTGTTCTTGATAATTATGATCAAACTGAAGGAATTATTACTTTAGAAGATTGTATTGAAACACTTTTAGGCTTAGAAATTATGGATGAGTCTGATACTACAGCTGATATGAGAAGATTAGCACTAAATAAAATGAAAGCAAAAAGAAAAGAGAGAGCAAGCAAAGGAGCTTAA
- a CDS encoding ATP-binding protein produces the protein MSSTFNYENLKLFYIGKEKVDERLIPLVYKNKQLTTHAAIIGMTGSGKTGLGISLLEEAAIDNIPSIIIDPKGDMGNLLLTFPKLRAKDFEPWIEEQDAINSSMSVTELAQKTASLWENGLLNDFQNKDRIEKLKNSADFTIYTPGSTSGVPVSVLASFKAPSKEILDDADILNQLVNSTVSSLLSLVEIKESSSSKEHILLSSIFMDYYYQGKDLSLEELISNIVSPPFKKVGIFDLYTFFASEDRLKFALKLNSIIANPSFKTWIEGEPLDISKMLYDENGKAKVSIFSISHLNDSQRMFFVSLLLNQMVAWMRRQEGTSSLKALLYMDEIFGYFPPSKNPPTKQPMLTLLKQARSFGVGVILSTQNPVDLDYKGLSNIGTWFIGRLQTKQDKEKVIDGLTTGANSNLDKKELFDLLSKLEKRNFIMKNIHEDTVKVFKTRWVLSYLKGPISKEDIKQLMSEKIKKTLIKNKEETDDKKSLRRNLDNSNNNIKPIVPNELEELYLYKSQSDSYQMQPYLLASSEINFYSAAKDIDLKKQIIEKIYLDETNLEVNWDDNELLKEKEFTRNEKINSSYYNLPNFMLNIRDLKEIHKDFTNRIYKNNVLILYKNKPLKLLSKQNESLEDFKIRIQDRLNENIDEEVEKLQIKFQRDEKRLENKLNDLYVKLEREKDQATAKTTDTLISIGSSILGAFFGKSSSNRTNIGRAASGIKNASKVLKERKDVKFVESEIEEVSNEISSLNQKLKIEIEKIKEAFNFNNYEIEEEKVKLRRKDIYNVSISLLWEEV, from the coding sequence ATGAGTAGCACATTTAATTATGAAAACCTTAAACTTTTTTATATAGGAAAAGAAAAAGTAGATGAAAGATTAATCCCATTAGTTTATAAAAATAAACAACTCACAACACATGCAGCAATTATTGGTATGACAGGAAGTGGGAAAACAGGACTTGGTATTTCATTACTTGAAGAAGCAGCTATTGATAATATTCCTTCTATAATTATTGATCCAAAAGGTGATATGGGCAATTTATTATTAACATTTCCCAAATTGAGAGCAAAAGACTTTGAGCCCTGGATTGAAGAACAAGATGCTATTAATAGCTCTATGAGTGTTACTGAACTAGCACAAAAGACGGCTTCTTTATGGGAAAATGGTCTTCTCAATGATTTTCAAAATAAAGATAGAATAGAGAAATTAAAAAATAGTGCAGATTTTACGATTTATACTCCAGGAAGTACCTCAGGAGTTCCTGTATCTGTCTTAGCATCTTTTAAAGCCCCATCAAAAGAAATTTTAGATGACGCAGATATTTTAAATCAATTAGTTAATTCAACTGTTTCTTCATTACTTTCTTTAGTTGAAATAAAAGAAAGCAGCTCTTCAAAGGAGCATATTTTATTATCTTCAATTTTTATGGACTACTACTATCAAGGAAAAGATTTAAGTTTAGAAGAACTCATCTCAAATATTGTAAGTCCTCCTTTTAAAAAAGTAGGAATATTTGACTTATACACTTTTTTTGCTTCTGAAGATAGATTAAAATTCGCATTAAAACTAAATTCAATTATTGCAAACCCATCATTTAAAACATGGATTGAAGGTGAGCCTCTAGATATATCTAAAATGTTATATGACGAAAATGGAAAAGCAAAAGTATCAATTTTTTCTATTTCCCATTTAAATGATTCTCAGAGGATGTTCTTTGTATCTCTTTTATTAAATCAAATGGTAGCTTGGATGAGAAGACAAGAGGGAACAAGTTCATTAAAAGCTTTACTTTATATGGATGAGATTTTCGGATACTTTCCACCATCAAAGAACCCTCCTACAAAACAACCAATGTTAACACTTTTAAAACAAGCCAGATCTTTTGGTGTAGGAGTTATTTTATCAACACAAAATCCAGTTGATTTAGATTACAAAGGTTTATCAAATATTGGAACCTGGTTTATTGGTAGATTACAAACAAAACAAGATAAAGAAAAAGTTATTGATGGGTTAACAACAGGAGCCAATTCAAACCTAGATAAAAAAGAGCTTTTTGATTTATTATCTAAACTTGAAAAAAGAAATTTTATAATGAAAAATATTCATGAAGATACAGTAAAAGTTTTTAAAACAAGATGGGTTTTGTCATATTTAAAGGGTCCTATATCTAAAGAAGATATAAAACAATTGATGTCTGAAAAAATCAAAAAAACATTAATAAAAAATAAAGAAGAAACTGATGATAAAAAATCTTTAAGAAGAAACCTTGATAATTCTAATAATAACATAAAACCAATAGTTCCAAATGAATTAGAAGAATTATACTTATATAAATCACAAAGTGATTCATACCAAATGCAACCTTATCTTTTAGCTTCTTCAGAAATAAATTTTTATAGTGCAGCTAAAGATATTGATTTAAAAAAACAGATCATTGAAAAAATTTATTTAGATGAAACAAATTTAGAAGTAAACTGGGATGACAATGAATTACTAAAAGAAAAAGAGTTTACTAGAAATGAAAAGATAAACTCTTCTTACTATAATCTTCCAAATTTTATGTTAAACATAAGAGATTTAAAAGAAATCCACAAAGATTTTACTAATAGAATCTATAAAAATAATGTTTTAATTCTTTATAAGAATAAGCCATTAAAATTACTATCAAAACAAAATGAATCATTAGAAGATTTTAAAATTAGAATCCAAGATAGATTAAATGAAAATATTGATGAAGAAGTAGAAAAACTTCAAATAAAATTTCAAAGAGATGAAAAAAGATTAGAAAATAAATTAAATGATTTATATGTAAAACTTGAAAGAGAAAAAGACCAAGCAACAGCAAAAACAACTGATACCTTAATATCAATTGGTTCTTCTATTTTAGGTGCATTTTTTGGTAAATCTTCATCAAATAGAACAAATATTGGAAGGGCAGCAAGTGGTATTAAAAATGCTTCAAAAGTATTAAAAGAAAGAAAAGATGTAAAATTTGTTGAATCAGAAATAGAAGAGGTTTCAAATGAAATTTCTTCTTTAAATCAAAAACTTAAAATAGAAATTGAAAAAATAAAAGAAGCGTTTAACTTCAATAACTATGAAATAGAAGAAGAAAAAGTAAAATTAAGAAGAAAAGATATTTATAATGTATCAATTTCACTTTTATGGGAAGAGGTTTAA
- a CDS encoding HugZ family protein: protein MLKEFISSFKSCVLSTIDEKGNPFTSYAPFIIKDGKYYVYISSMAKHTQNLDLHKKVALFFVEDEISCENIFGRKRVVLQCNSKKLQRDTESFEELVNIFEEKHGSTMKMLKSMKDFSFYEFEVFDGEAVFGFGEAYNVGGKNFDELVERKGLSGHKK from the coding sequence ATGTTAAAAGAGTTTATCAGTTCATTTAAAAGTTGTGTTTTATCAACCATTGATGAAAAAGGAAATCCTTTTACAAGTTATGCTCCTTTTATTATTAAAGATGGAAAATACTATGTTTATATTAGTTCAATGGCTAAACATACCCAAAATCTTGATTTACATAAAAAAGTTGCATTATTTTTTGTTGAAGATGAAATTAGTTGTGAAAATATTTTTGGTAGAAAAAGAGTAGTTTTACAATGTAATTCAAAAAAACTTCAAAGAGATACTGAAAGTTTTGAAGAACTTGTAAATATTTTTGAAGAGAAACATGGTTCTACTATGAAAATGTTAAAGTCTATGAAAGATTTTTCATTTTATGAATTTGAAGTTTTTGACGGCGAAGCTGTATTTGGCTTTGGAGAAGCCTATAATGTAGGTGGAAAAAATTTCGATGAATTAGTTGAAAGAAAAGGATTAAGTGGCCATAAGAAATAA
- the pdxH gene encoding pyridoxamine 5'-phosphate oxidase, with amino-acid sequence MIDATSMRREYRKKGLDEKDLNPDPMVQFELWFQQALDAKLTEPNAFALATVGNNKIPSVRTVLMKIFDKNGFVFFSNYKSKKAVDIEENPYAGMLFPWLELDRQVKIEGSIEKISTKESLKYFLSRPKGSQIGAWVSHQSEVISSRSLLEAKFNEIKNKFIKGEIPFPDFWGGYIVKPFKIEFWQGGENRLHDRFVYTLQDDNTWKCERLAP; translated from the coding sequence TTGATTGATGCAACATCTATGAGACGGGAATATAGAAAAAAAGGTCTTGATGAAAAAGATTTAAATCCCGATCCAATGGTACAATTTGAGTTATGGTTCCAACAAGCTCTTGATGCAAAACTTACTGAACCTAACGCTTTTGCCCTTGCAACAGTTGGAAATAATAAAATTCCAAGTGTAAGAACTGTTTTAATGAAGATTTTTGATAAAAATGGTTTTGTCTTTTTCTCTAATTATAAATCAAAAAAAGCGGTTGATATTGAAGAAAATCCTTATGCGGGAATGTTATTCCCTTGGCTAGAATTAGATAGACAAGTTAAAATAGAAGGAAGTATAGAAAAAATTTCTACAAAAGAGTCTTTAAAATATTTTTTATCTAGACCTAAAGGTAGTCAAATTGGTGCTTGGGTTTCCCATCAAAGTGAAGTTATTAGTTCTAGGTCTTTACTTGAAGCAAAATTTAATGAGATAAAAAACAAATTTATAAAAGGTGAAATACCATTCCCTGATTTTTGGGGAGGATATATTGTAAAACCATTTAAAATTGAGTTTTGGCAAGGTGGAGAGAATAGATTACATGATAGATTTGTTTATACTTTACAAGATGATAATACTTGGAAATGTGAGAGATTAGCACCATAA
- a CDS encoding L,D-transpeptidase family protein, giving the protein MIRFFYFLLFTTIYTYANTSSYTTNEQYVFEENQQNKSFTPLENDFFKKEIETEIKKLLKTKNPSKLSYRLTKKYYKNHNYNPFFISDKGIKNITFELLTIIKKDEVLKPFISKFFDIDSIEKQINLINQKTLDAKELVKLDFMMISTYHIYMRHLSNGIIDWEKFEEDLAKLEEEEEIIAKWQRYKVFTNYRKLLYKAVENDDISLAIDKTNYTFPKVKELSNTINKYEEIKRNGGFVKIPEIKYSLKKDNYYSQIYHLRQRLYQSGDLANVDCQIEDKIDENKKLKSCYEYFDNSVFEAVKKFQKRHGLFDDGIVGKNTIKWLNLSIDDRIKTIRLNLERMRWLPRNLGEKYIIVNIPDFQLKMYNNSEKILDMAVVVGEREHPTPIFSHKISTVVLNPYWRIPQRIVRREIIPKLVEDSMYLVENEIKAFENWDHKSMEYDVSAVDWSMYLDNELIGTSESAPMRFIQIPGEKNPLGRMKFLFPNKYSVYLHDTPAKSLFKKSSRAFSHGCIRVSKPHELLKVIADEDKTFKYEEAQEILNDIEKKDLDLKNKIPVHIVYLTSWIDEEGNIQFRDDIYNYDKMQIKHIYEN; this is encoded by the coding sequence ATGATTAGATTTTTTTATTTTTTATTATTTACAACAATTTATACATATGCAAACACCTCAAGTTATACAACTAATGAACAATATGTTTTTGAAGAGAATCAACAAAATAAAAGCTTTACACCACTAGAAAATGATTTTTTTAAAAAAGAAATAGAAACAGAAATAAAAAAATTATTAAAAACAAAAAATCCTTCTAAGCTAAGTTATAGATTAACAAAAAAGTATTACAAAAATCATAATTATAATCCATTTTTTATATCTGATAAAGGGATAAAAAATATAACCTTTGAACTTCTTACAATTATTAAAAAAGATGAAGTTTTAAAACCTTTTATCTCTAAATTTTTTGATATTGATTCAATTGAGAAACAAATTAATCTAATTAATCAAAAAACTCTTGATGCAAAAGAGTTAGTAAAATTAGATTTTATGATGATTTCTACTTATCATATTTATATGAGACACCTATCAAATGGTATTATTGATTGGGAGAAGTTTGAAGAAGACCTAGCAAAACTTGAAGAAGAGGAAGAGATAATTGCAAAATGGCAGAGATATAAAGTTTTTACTAATTATAGAAAACTTCTTTATAAAGCTGTTGAAAATGATGATATCTCTTTAGCAATTGATAAAACAAACTACACTTTCCCTAAAGTAAAAGAGTTATCAAATACTATTAATAAATACGAAGAGATTAAAAGAAATGGTGGTTTTGTAAAAATTCCAGAAATTAAATACTCCCTAAAAAAAGACAATTATTATTCACAAATTTATCATTTAAGACAAAGGCTTTATCAAAGTGGTGACTTAGCAAATGTAGATTGTCAAATAGAAGATAAAATTGATGAAAACAAAAAATTAAAAAGTTGCTATGAGTATTTTGATAATTCAGTTTTTGAAGCAGTTAAAAAATTTCAAAAAAGACATGGACTATTTGATGATGGAATTGTTGGTAAAAATACAATTAAATGGTTAAATCTATCAATAGATGATAGAATAAAAACCATTAGATTAAATCTTGAAAGAATGAGATGGCTACCAAGAAACCTTGGAGAAAAATACATAATTGTTAATATCCCTGATTTTCAACTAAAAATGTATAATAACTCTGAAAAGATTTTAGATATGGCTGTAGTTGTTGGAGAAAGAGAACACCCTACTCCAATCTTTAGCCATAAAATATCAACTGTAGTTTTAAACCCTTATTGGAGAATACCTCAAAGAATTGTAAGGCGTGAAATAATCCCAAAACTTGTAGAAGACTCTATGTATTTAGTTGAAAATGAGATTAAAGCTTTTGAAAACTGGGATCATAAATCAATGGAATATGATGTATCTGCTGTGGATTGGAGTATGTATTTAGACAATGAATTAATTGGTACTAGTGAATCTGCCCCAATGAGATTTATTCAAATCCCAGGAGAAAAAAATCCTTTAGGAAGAATGAAATTTTTATTTCCAAATAAATATTCGGTATATCTTCATGATACACCAGCAAAATCTTTATTTAAAAAATCCTCAAGAGCTTTTTCCCATGGATGTATTAGAGTTTCAAAGCCACATGAATTATTAAAAGTAATTGCAGATGAAGATAAAACTTTTAAATATGAAGAGGCACAAGAGATTTTGAATGATATAGAGAAAAAAGACTTAGATTTAAAAAACAAAATTCCTGTTCATATAGTTTATTTAACCTCTTGGATTGATGAAGAGGGGAATATCCAATTTAGGGATGATATTTACAACTATGATAAGATGCAAATAAAACATATTTATGAAAATTAA
- a CDS encoding SDR family NAD(P)-dependent oxidoreductase has translation MKKNILITGCSSGLGLALTNYYLDKEYIVYGISRTKPNIEDKNFIFKKYDLSKIELINQELTAFLSQVKEFEVVYLNAGMLGGIKILKDLSCDEIKEVLDLNVFANKELLDILSPMQINTIIGISSGASVKGSKGWGAYSLSKASLNMLLSLYSKEMLDTKILAVAPGVIETPMTDVIRFDVDDNIFTSAKVLKEGEIQQPLDAAARLDEVVKRADEFESGSFIDVRNI, from the coding sequence ATGAAAAAAAATATATTAATCACAGGTTGTAGTTCAGGACTTGGACTTGCATTAACAAACTATTATTTAGATAAAGAGTATATTGTTTATGGAATTAGTAGAACTAAACCAAATATAGAAGATAAAAATTTTATTTTTAAAAAATATGATTTATCAAAAATTGAACTTATAAATCAAGAACTAACTGCATTTTTATCACAGGTAAAAGAGTTTGAAGTGGTTTATTTAAATGCTGGAATGTTAGGTGGAATTAAAATCTTAAAAGATTTATCATGTGATGAAATAAAAGAGGTTTTAGATTTAAATGTTTTTGCAAATAAAGAACTTCTTGATATATTAAGCCCTATGCAAATAAATACAATAATTGGGATATCATCAGGAGCGTCAGTTAAAGGGTCTAAAGGCTGGGGAGCATATTCACTTTCAAAAGCTAGTTTAAATATGTTACTTTCACTTTATTCAAAAGAGATGTTAGATACAAAAATTCTTGCAGTTGCTCCAGGGGTTATTGAAACACCAATGACTGATGTTATTAGATTTGATGTAGATGATAATATTTTTACCTCGGCAAAGGTTTTAAAAGAGGGAGAAATCCAACAGCCACTTGATGCAGCTGCTAGATTAGACGAAGTTGTAAAAAGAGCTGATGAGTTTGAATCAGGCTCTTTTATTGATGTAAGAAATATATAA